GGGGGTGGTGCATACTTGCGGAGGCTATATGGTTTATACAAAATATTCATTTGAAAATGTATTTCAATATGACCAAGGTGATGTATATTGGTGTACAGCAGATGTAGGTTGGATCACCGGCCATTCTTATATAGTATATGGGCCATTATTAGCTGGAGCCACTACCGTAATGTTCGAAGGAGTTCCTACATACCCAGATCCCGGTCGTTTTTGGGATGTAGTAGACAAGTACAAAGTCAATCAGTTTTATACAGCCCCTACCGCAATTCGTGCCCTTCAAGCCTATGGCACGGAACCTGTTGACAAAAGAAATCTAAGTTCTTTAAAAGTATTGGGCACCGTGGGAGAACCTATAAATGAAGAGGCGTGGCATTGGTACCACTCACACGTAGGCAAAGGCAAATGCCCAGTTGTTGACACGTGGTGGCAAACTGAAACTGGTGGCATTATGATTTCTCCATTGGCAGGGGTTACTCCTACCAAACCTTCTTATGCTACATTACCTTTACCGGGCATTCAACCCGTCATTGTAGATGCAGAAGGAAACGAACTAAAAGGAAACTCTGTGGAGGGTAACCTATGCATGAAATTTCCTTGGCCAGGCATGTTGAGAACAACTTATGGAGATCATGAGAGATGTAAAAATACCTATTTCGCTACCTACAAAAATATGTATTTTACTGGTGATGGCGTAAAAAGGGATGAAGATGGTTACTATAGAATTTTAGGGAGAGTAGATGATGTCATCAATGTTTCCGGGCACAGAATGGGGACAGCAGAGGTTGAAAATGCCATAAATGAGCATCCAAAAGTAATAGAATCGGCTGTGGTAGGCTATCCTCATGACGTAAAAGGTCAAGGTATTTATGCTTATGTAATTTGTGATTTAGAGCATAGAACTGAGGAAAATTTAATCAATGAGATCAGTGAAACAGTTCGAAATATCATAGGCGCTATTGCCAAGCCTGATAAAATACAAATAGTTTCTGGTTTGCCTAAAACGCGCTCGGGCAAAATCATGAGGAGAATTTTGAGAAAAATTGCTGAAGGAGATACATCTAAGCTCGGAGACACATCTACTTTATTGAATCCTGAGATTGTGGAAGAAATTAAAGCTGGTGCAAAATAGAATGCAAATTAATCTACAAGTGGGCATAACATTTGATGCCTGCTTGTAGATTTAAATACTAAATTATTATCACACCTTCATTATCTAATTTATACAAAGAAAAGTAATTATTGTTATATTGTGCTTTCTATGAAAGTTTTTCTCTGCATAACAATTTTTACTGTTTTTCTTCAACCACTATCTGCTCAAAACACTGATAGTTTAGAGAACTTGCTCACATCTGGAATAAGTGATTCACAGAAAAAAGATATACTAATAGAGCTATGCAAGGAATATCGAGATTCCAACCCAAATGCAATGCGATTGTATGCAGAGGAGCTAGTTACCCTTTCAAAGAAAGATACCACATCCAATAGTTTTGCTTGGGCCCATTATTATCTAGGAGATTACTATTATTTAGTAGATGATTTCGATAAAACTGAGAAATATTT
This is a stretch of genomic DNA from Marivirga harenae. It encodes these proteins:
- the acs gene encoding acetate--CoA ligase, with translation MSDRIHTLSGYIHEYQRSVHQPEQFWSRIADSFYWKKRWDKTVEWNFEEPRIEWFKGAKLNITENILEKHLFTLGDKPAIIWEPNEPGDENQIISFRQLYEKVNQFSNAMKESGIKKGDRVIIYMPMVPEAAIAMLACARIGAVHSVVFAGFSSNALADRINDCQAKMVLTSDGNFRGAKSIPVKAVVDEALEKTKTIEKVIVYKRTGEDVVMNKGRDIWWSEAIKGQSTECPAEEMDAEDMLFILYTSGSTGKPKGVVHTCGGYMVYTKYSFENVFQYDQGDVYWCTADVGWITGHSYIVYGPLLAGATTVMFEGVPTYPDPGRFWDVVDKYKVNQFYTAPTAIRALQAYGTEPVDKRNLSSLKVLGTVGEPINEEAWHWYHSHVGKGKCPVVDTWWQTETGGIMISPLAGVTPTKPSYATLPLPGIQPVIVDAEGNELKGNSVEGNLCMKFPWPGMLRTTYGDHERCKNTYFATYKNMYFTGDGVKRDEDGYYRILGRVDDVINVSGHRMGTAEVENAINEHPKVIESAVVGYPHDVKGQGIYAYVICDLEHRTEENLINEISETVRNIIGAIAKPDKIQIVSGLPKTRSGKIMRRILRKIAEGDTSKLGDTSTLLNPEIVEEIKAGAK